GCTTGCTGCGCGCCATCAACGACCTCGGCCTCGGCCCCGCAGGACTGGGCGGCCGCATCACCGCGCTGGCGGTGCACGTCGAGACCCATCCCTGCCACATCGCCAGTCTGCCGGTGGCGGTCAACCTCAATTGCCACGCCCACCGCCACGCGGAGGGCGCACTGTGACCGTTCTCACGCCACCCCTGACCAACGACGTGATCAT
This DNA window, taken from Armatimonadota bacterium, encodes the following:
- a CDS encoding fumarate hydratase, with the translated sequence LLRAINDLGLGPAGLGGRITALAVHVETHPCHIASLPVAVNLNCHAHRHAEGAL